In a genomic window of Variovorax paradoxus:
- a CDS encoding branched-chain amino acid ABC transporter permease: protein MRIGTLKLSYIADAALFDSRTQKTWLWVGAALLVLFPFMASDYWLYLACLVAINVASATGLNILTGYTGLVSMGQAAFMGLGAYTVAILQIRYGTPFLFNLFAGGVVAMVGGLVVGIPSLRVKGLYLAIATIAASFITHFLFANLKLTGGTTGLSLPPAQLFGIALDTSFRLYWLILPITVLMLLGAANLFRTRVGRAFIAIRDRDISAEVLGIPLLRYKLLSFGLSSFYAGVAGGLWAYFFRVVTPESFPLLMSIFFLAAIIVGGMGSILGGILGAVFMTMVPELLKLVFDLLPGGHEMTVFLSPVRTVVFGLLIVGFLVFEPHGLAEVWRRIRRFFHLWPFKN from the coding sequence ATGCGCATAGGCACCCTCAAACTAAGCTACATCGCCGACGCCGCGCTGTTCGACTCCCGCACCCAGAAGACCTGGTTGTGGGTCGGCGCCGCGCTGCTCGTGCTGTTTCCCTTCATGGCCAGCGACTACTGGCTCTACCTCGCCTGCCTCGTCGCCATCAACGTCGCGAGCGCCACCGGCCTCAACATCCTCACCGGCTACACCGGCCTCGTGAGCATGGGCCAGGCCGCGTTCATGGGACTCGGTGCGTACACCGTCGCCATCCTGCAGATTCGATACGGCACGCCCTTCCTGTTCAACCTCTTCGCGGGCGGCGTCGTGGCCATGGTGGGGGGTCTCGTCGTCGGCATTCCCTCGCTGCGGGTCAAGGGTTTGTACCTCGCCATCGCCACCATCGCGGCCTCGTTCATCACCCACTTCCTGTTCGCCAATCTCAAGCTCACCGGCGGCACCACCGGACTGTCGCTGCCGCCCGCGCAGCTCTTCGGCATCGCGCTCGACACCTCGTTCCGCTTGTACTGGCTGATCCTGCCGATCACCGTGCTGATGCTGCTGGGTGCGGCCAACCTGTTTCGCACCCGCGTGGGCCGTGCCTTCATCGCCATCCGCGATCGCGACATCTCGGCCGAAGTGTTGGGCATTCCGCTGCTGCGCTACAAGCTGCTCTCGTTCGGCCTCTCGTCGTTCTATGCCGGCGTGGCCGGCGGCCTCTGGGCCTACTTCTTCCGCGTCGTCACGCCCGAGAGCTTTCCGCTCTTGATGTCGATCTTCTTCCTCGCCGCCATCATCGTCGGCGGCATGGGCTCGATCCTCGGCGGCATCCTCGGCGCAGTCTTCATGACCATGGTGCCCGAGTTGCTCAAGCTGGTGTTCGACCTGCTGCCGGGCGGCCACGAGATGACCGTCTTCCTGTCGCCGGTGCGCACGGTCGTCTTCGGCCTGCTGATCGTCGGCTTCCTGGTGTTCGAGCCGCACGGGCTCGCCGAAGTGTGGCGGCGCATCCGCCGTTTCTTTCATCTGTGGCCTTTCAAGAACTGA
- a CDS encoding ABC transporter ATP-binding protein, which produces MHADTERPRATSPADGSAAAPVLRVETLTLAFGGVKALSGVGFDVQPGSITAVIGPNGAGKTSLFNTVSGFYRPTAGRVVFEGADITRLPAPKRAALGLARSFQNIALFRGMTVLDNIKLGRHVHLKANVFDALFYLGRARREEAELRRDIEERIIDFLEIDHIRHASVAALPYGLQKRVEMARALAMRPKVLMLDEPVAGMNREETEDMARFILDVRREWGITVLMVEHDMGMVMDLSDHVVVLNFGQVIAQGTPAQVQADPEVVRAYLGAGDVGELRRRLRGQAAATAATTTATAVA; this is translated from the coding sequence ATGCACGCCGACACCGAGCGCCCGCGCGCAACCTCGCCCGCCGACGGAAGCGCCGCCGCGCCCGTGCTGCGCGTGGAGACGCTCACCTTGGCTTTCGGCGGCGTGAAGGCGCTCAGCGGCGTGGGCTTCGACGTGCAGCCCGGCTCGATCACCGCGGTGATCGGTCCCAACGGCGCGGGCAAGACCTCGCTGTTCAACACGGTCTCGGGCTTCTACCGGCCGACTGCCGGCCGCGTGGTCTTCGAGGGCGCGGACATCACGCGGCTGCCGGCACCGAAGCGCGCCGCGCTCGGGCTGGCGCGCAGCTTCCAGAACATCGCGCTGTTCCGCGGCATGACGGTGCTCGACAACATCAAGCTCGGCCGCCACGTGCACCTGAAGGCCAACGTGTTCGACGCGCTGTTCTACCTGGGCCGCGCGCGCCGCGAGGAGGCTGAGCTGCGCCGCGACATCGAGGAGCGGATCATCGACTTCCTCGAGATCGACCACATCCGCCACGCCAGCGTGGCCGCCCTGCCCTACGGTTTGCAAAAGCGCGTGGAGATGGCGCGCGCGCTCGCGATGCGCCCCAAGGTGCTGATGCTCGACGAGCCGGTGGCCGGCATGAACCGCGAGGAGACCGAGGACATGGCGCGCTTCATCCTCGACGTGCGTCGCGAATGGGGCATCACGGTGCTGATGGTGGAGCACGACATGGGGATGGTGATGGACCTGTCGGACCACGTGGTGGTGCTCAACTTCGGGCAGGTGATCGCGCAGGGCACGCCGGCGCAGGTGCAGGCCGATCCCGAGGTGGTGCGCGCCTACCTGGGCGCGGGCGACGTGGGCGAGCTGCGGCGCAGGCTGCGCGGCCAGGCCGCGGCCACCGCGGCAACGACAACCGCAACGGCGGTGGCGTGA
- a CDS encoding DUF3299 domain-containing protein: MHWRPARAVALALALAAGLLAGCGPERAAPASAAAGVAPELKWEELIPKSWDPTQRYRNISLESLRDNDPRAIQMLDEMRAVWDNAPVNVALDGVDGRLTGFVVPLDASPDGIREFLLVPYFGACIHTPPPPANQIVRVIAHETVKGLHAMDTVHVRGTLRAARYASADMGVSGYEIRSAAVEPFVAKAQ, from the coding sequence ATGCACTGGCGGCCCGCGCGGGCTGTCGCCCTCGCGCTGGCGCTGGCCGCGGGGCTGCTGGCCGGATGCGGACCCGAGCGTGCCGCGCCGGCCAGCGCGGCGGCCGGCGTGGCGCCCGAGCTCAAGTGGGAGGAACTGATCCCCAAGAGCTGGGACCCGACCCAGCGCTACCGCAACATCAGCCTCGAATCGCTGCGCGACAACGACCCGCGCGCGATCCAGATGCTCGACGAGATGCGCGCGGTCTGGGACAACGCGCCGGTGAACGTGGCGCTCGACGGCGTCGACGGCCGCCTGACCGGCTTCGTGGTGCCGCTGGATGCCTCGCCCGACGGCATTCGCGAGTTCCTGCTGGTGCCGTACTTCGGCGCCTGCATCCACACGCCGCCGCCGCCGGCCAACCAGATCGTGCGCGTGATCGCCCACGAGACGGTGAAGGGCCTGCATGCGATGGACACGGTGCACGTGCGCGGCACCCTGCGCGCGGCGCGCTACGCCTCGGCCGACATGGGCGTGAGCGGCTACGAGATCCGCTCGGCGGCGGTCGAGCCCTTCGTCGCCAAGGCGCAGTAG
- a CDS encoding acetyl-CoA C-acyltransferase family protein, translating to MTSREIFVVGSARTAIGTFGGSLKDVPNTQLATTAVKAAIERSGVAPAAIGHVVMGNVIPTDTKDAYLSRVAAIDAGCPIETPAFNVNRLCGSGLQAIVSAAQAIALGDCDIAIGGGSESMSRGPYFDTAARYGARMGDVQLLDYMLGILHDPWEKIHMGITAENVAARYGITREQQDALAVSSQQRAAAAIAAGRFKEQIVAVEVKTRKGVVVFDTDEHVRADTTVETLAKMKPAFKKDGLVTAGNASGINDGAAALVLAEGARAKAEGLKPLARLVGYAHAGVEPAYMGIGPVPATRKVLERTGLKVSDFDVIESNEAFAAQACAVIQELGFDPAKVNPNGSGISLGHPVGATGAIIAVKAIAELHRVQGRYALVTMCIGGGQGIAAVFERV from the coding sequence ATGACCTCTCGCGAGATCTTCGTCGTCGGCAGCGCCCGCACGGCCATCGGCACCTTTGGCGGTTCGCTGAAGGACGTGCCCAACACCCAGCTGGCCACCACCGCGGTCAAGGCCGCGATCGAGCGCAGCGGTGTCGCGCCCGCGGCCATCGGCCACGTGGTGATGGGCAACGTGATCCCCACCGACACCAAGGACGCCTACCTCAGCCGCGTCGCCGCCATCGATGCCGGCTGCCCGATCGAGACGCCGGCCTTCAACGTCAACCGCCTCTGCGGCTCGGGCCTGCAGGCCATCGTCTCGGCGGCGCAGGCGATCGCGCTGGGCGACTGCGACATCGCGATCGGTGGCGGCTCCGAATCGATGAGCCGCGGCCCGTACTTCGACACCGCCGCGCGCTACGGCGCGCGCATGGGCGACGTGCAGCTGCTCGACTACATGCTCGGCATCCTCCACGACCCGTGGGAGAAGATCCACATGGGCATCACGGCCGAGAACGTGGCCGCGCGCTACGGCATCACGCGCGAGCAGCAGGACGCGCTGGCCGTGTCCAGCCAGCAGCGTGCCGCGGCCGCCATCGCCGCGGGCCGCTTCAAGGAGCAGATCGTTGCGGTCGAGGTCAAGACGCGCAAGGGCGTGGTGGTGTTCGACACCGACGAGCACGTGCGCGCCGACACCACGGTCGAGACGCTCGCCAAGATGAAGCCGGCCTTCAAGAAGGATGGCCTGGTCACGGCCGGCAATGCCTCGGGCATCAACGACGGCGCCGCCGCGCTGGTGCTGGCCGAGGGCGCGCGCGCCAAGGCCGAGGGCCTGAAGCCGCTGGCGCGGCTCGTGGGCTATGCGCACGCGGGCGTGGAGCCGGCCTACATGGGCATCGGCCCGGTGCCGGCCACGCGCAAGGTGCTCGAGCGCACCGGCCTCAAGGTGAGCGACTTCGACGTGATCGAGTCGAACGAGGCCTTCGCGGCCCAGGCCTGCGCGGTGATCCAGGAACTGGGCTTCGACCCGGCCAAGGTCAACCCCAACGGCTCGGGCATCTCGCTGGGCCATCCGGTGGGCGCCACGGGCGCGATCATCGCGGTGAAGGCGATCGCCGAGCTGCACCGCGTGCAGGGCCGCTATGCGCTGGTCACGATGTGCATCGGCGGCGGCCAGGGCATTGCCGCGGTGTTCGAGCGCGTCTGA
- a CDS encoding LysR family transcriptional regulator: protein MKTTIEELLAFRTVVDTGSITAAAEQLSQTVSGVSRALSRLEQKLDTTLLRRTTRRLELTEEGAAFLQRTRAILDAIDEAEEQMASRRGQPAGRLRVNAASPYMLHAVVPLVAEFRRRYPQIELELDTDDLPIDLLERRTDIAIRIGPLRDSTLHARPLGTHRLRVLASPGYLEAQGRPRKVEELATHTLLGFTQPESLNRWPLRGPHGDEWQIAPSLAASSGETLRQLALAGVGMVCLSDFMTAADRASGALVQVLAKDTVDVRQPVNAVYYRNTQLSARITSFLDFLAERLAD, encoded by the coding sequence ATGAAGACCACGATCGAGGAACTGCTGGCCTTCCGCACCGTGGTCGACACCGGCTCGATCACGGCCGCGGCCGAGCAGCTCTCGCAGACGGTCTCGGGCGTGAGCCGCGCGCTGAGCCGGCTCGAGCAGAAACTCGACACCACGCTGCTGCGCCGCACCACCCGGCGGCTCGAGCTGACCGAGGAAGGCGCGGCCTTCCTGCAGCGCACCCGCGCCATCCTCGACGCCATCGACGAGGCCGAGGAGCAGATGGCCTCGCGTCGCGGGCAGCCCGCGGGCCGGCTGCGCGTGAATGCCGCCTCGCCCTACATGCTGCATGCGGTGGTGCCGCTGGTGGCCGAGTTCCGCCGGCGCTATCCGCAGATCGAGCTCGAGCTCGACACCGACGACCTGCCGATCGACCTGCTCGAACGCCGCACCGACATCGCGATCCGCATCGGCCCGCTGCGCGACTCCACGCTGCATGCACGCCCGCTGGGCACGCACCGGCTGCGCGTGCTCGCGAGCCCGGGCTACCTCGAGGCCCAGGGCCGGCCGCGCAAGGTGGAGGAGCTCGCCACGCACACGCTGCTGGGCTTCACCCAGCCCGAGTCGCTCAACCGCTGGCCGCTGCGCGGCCCGCATGGCGACGAATGGCAGATCGCGCCCAGCCTCGCGGCCTCGAGCGGCGAGACCCTGCGCCAGCTCGCGCTGGCCGGCGTGGGCATGGTGTGCCTGTCGGACTTCATGACCGCCGCCGACCGCGCGAGCGGCGCGCTGGTGCAGGTGCTGGCGAAGGACACGGTCGACGTGCGCCAGCCGGTCAACGCGGTCTACTACCGCAACACGCAGCTGTCGGCGCGCATCACCTCGTTCCTGGATTTCCTGGCCGAGCGGCTCGCGGACTGA
- a CDS encoding TetR family transcriptional regulator has product MTLTKRRASAAKASAIEAADESPWVPSAQRAMQRELKRQAVLQTAAQLFNERGFHATSLDDIAERLHVTKPTLYYYVKSKDDILLECVRAALGMMQEGIDEVRRNGGRALDQLMACMRSYSAIVCEEFGKCVIRIGEDPLPEPLKKELRRLKAGIDHEFRRLIDEGIAEGSIAPCDPKMAAFMLAGALSWIGRWYRRDGDLTPEQIADQAIALLLNGVLQQVPAAPARRKPRATAA; this is encoded by the coding sequence ATGACCCTCACCAAGCGCCGTGCCTCCGCCGCCAAGGCCTCTGCCATCGAGGCCGCCGACGAATCGCCCTGGGTGCCCTCGGCCCAGCGCGCGATGCAGCGCGAACTCAAGCGCCAGGCCGTGCTGCAGACGGCGGCGCAGCTGTTCAACGAGCGCGGCTTCCACGCCACCTCGCTCGACGACATCGCCGAGCGGCTGCACGTGACCAAGCCCACGCTCTACTACTACGTGAAGAGCAAGGACGACATCCTGCTCGAGTGCGTGCGCGCCGCGCTGGGCATGATGCAGGAGGGCATCGACGAGGTGCGCCGCAACGGCGGCCGCGCGCTCGACCAGCTCATGGCCTGCATGCGCAGCTACTCGGCCATCGTCTGCGAGGAGTTCGGCAAGTGCGTGATCCGCATCGGCGAGGACCCGCTGCCCGAGCCGCTCAAGAAGGAGCTGCGCCGCCTCAAGGCCGGCATCGACCACGAGTTCCGCCGGCTGATCGACGAGGGCATCGCCGAGGGCTCGATCGCGCCCTGCGACCCGAAGATGGCCGCCTTCATGCTGGCCGGCGCGCTGAGCTGGATCGGCCGCTGGTACCGGCGCGACGGCGACCTCACGCCCGAACAGATCGCCGACCAGGCGATCGCGCTGCTGCTCAACGGCGTGCTGCAGCAGGTGCCCGCGGCACCGGCGCGCCGCAAGCCGCGCGCGACCGCCGCCTGA
- the arfB gene encoding aminoacyl-tRNA hydrolase, giving the protein MQPVQHRPPIFVDESEIDFSAIRAQGAGGQNVNKVSSAVHLRYDIRASSLPEDLKERLLALRDSRITQEGVLVLKAQQHRSQEMNRADAIARLQAVVDSVATVPRARRATKPTYGSKQRRLEGKSQRSQVKSLRGPVRGD; this is encoded by the coding sequence ATGCAGCCCGTGCAGCACCGTCCCCCCATCTTCGTCGACGAATCCGAGATCGATTTCAGCGCGATCCGTGCCCAGGGCGCGGGCGGGCAGAACGTCAACAAGGTCTCGAGCGCGGTCCATCTGCGCTACGACATCCGCGCGAGCTCGCTGCCAGAGGACCTGAAGGAACGGCTGCTCGCGCTGCGCGACAGCCGCATCACGCAGGAGGGCGTGCTGGTGCTCAAGGCCCAGCAGCACCGCAGCCAGGAGATGAACCGCGCCGATGCCATCGCGCGCCTGCAGGCAGTCGTCGACAGCGTGGCGACGGTGCCGCGCGCGCGGCGCGCCACCAAGCCCACCTACGGTTCGAAGCAGCGCCGGCTCGAAGGCAAGAGCCAGCGCTCGCAGGTCAAGAGCCTGCGCGGACCGGTCCGGGGGGACTGA
- a CDS encoding enoyl-CoA hydratase/isomerase family protein, which yields MNDTTTPDTALEIGREGAVATLRFNRPAALNAIDVPMAQAFLAAVRAIAADRSVRAVLLSGAGKGFMAGGDLALLSADPQGGAAALIGPLHEALEVLATIDAPVVAQVHGVAAGAGLSLMLQADFVLAAEGTRFNLAYVNIGASCDVGASWALPRWVGLRRALEIAMLGDMLEAAEAERIGLINRVLPAAALAGEAMALAQRLANGPTVALGQLRRLMRGSFERELPAQLAAESAAFQVCAASQDFRSGVDAFFAKKPARFEGR from the coding sequence ATGAACGACACCACCACCCCCGACACCGCGCTCGAGATCGGCCGCGAAGGCGCGGTCGCCACGCTGCGCTTCAACCGCCCGGCGGCACTCAATGCCATCGACGTACCGATGGCGCAGGCCTTCCTCGCGGCGGTGCGCGCCATCGCGGCCGACCGCTCGGTGCGCGCGGTGCTGCTGAGCGGCGCCGGCAAGGGCTTCATGGCCGGTGGCGACCTCGCGCTGCTGAGCGCCGATCCGCAGGGCGGCGCGGCCGCGCTGATCGGCCCGCTGCACGAAGCGCTGGAAGTGCTCGCCACCATCGACGCCCCGGTGGTCGCGCAGGTGCACGGCGTGGCGGCCGGCGCGGGCCTGAGCCTGATGCTGCAGGCCGACTTCGTGCTCGCGGCCGAGGGCACGCGCTTCAACCTGGCCTACGTCAACATCGGCGCGAGCTGCGACGTCGGCGCCTCGTGGGCGCTGCCGCGCTGGGTCGGGCTGCGCCGCGCGCTCGAGATCGCGATGCTCGGCGACATGCTCGAAGCGGCCGAGGCCGAGCGCATCGGCCTCATCAACCGCGTGCTGCCGGCCGCTGCGCTGGCCGGCGAGGCGATGGCGCTGGCGCAGCGCCTGGCCAACGGGCCGACCGTGGCGCTGGGCCAGTTGCGGCGGCTGATGCGCGGCAGCTTCGAGCGCGAGCTGCCGGCGCAGCTCGCGGCCGAATCGGCGGCCTTCCAGGTCTGCGCCGCGAGCCAGGATTTCCGCAGCGGCGTCGACGCCTTCTTCGCCAAGAAGCCGGCGCGCTTCGAAGGCCGCTGA
- a CDS encoding SulP family inorganic anion transporter — protein MTPPPATSASSPSLRQRLARWVPCLGWPRPSAALLRGEAMAGITVALMVIPQGVAYAALAGMPLVTGVYAALLPALIAVMFSSSQRLSVGPTALTSLLVGASLAPLAVAGSPEWVAMAVWLTLMSGAIQIVLGAGGFGWMLRLVNSPVLIGFTQGAAVLIAISQLPALLGFTGRTIPQVLSGDGPLPDLTAIAFGLGGIAVLWLGKRFVPRFPTTMALVAGAAALSWGISYALRGGAVVGSLPSGLPDFYWPGLLPAGTFSALVLPALMITLVSFLETASSAKVDNARAGTLWNENQDLIGQGLAKLASGFTGAFPTSSSFSRSAITLYAGAQTGWATLFSVVVVAGALLWLMPLLYHVPQAVLASVVVTAILGLVKPSSFTALWRISRLEAGIAIGTFVLTIATAPSIYWGVLGGLLASLANYMYRHLHPRIIEVGLHPDGSLRDRHLWKLPPLAPHLHALRMDAELDFASASTLERALTVALADRPDLTDVCLFAQPINRIDITGAEVFGSIRRMLESRGVRLHLSGLKLPAMQVLERAGLLAPGPLLFSYRTDGEALAALVPRIEVPLPAEAQAAH, from the coding sequence ATGACGCCGCCACCCGCCACTTCCGCTTCCTCCCCCTCCCTGCGCCAGCGCCTGGCGCGCTGGGTTCCCTGCCTGGGCTGGCCGCGCCCCTCTGCCGCGCTGCTGCGCGGCGAGGCGATGGCCGGCATCACCGTCGCGCTGATGGTGATCCCGCAGGGCGTGGCCTATGCCGCGCTCGCGGGCATGCCGCTGGTCACGGGCGTCTACGCGGCGCTGCTCCCGGCGCTGATCGCCGTGATGTTCAGTTCCTCGCAACGGCTGTCGGTCGGTCCGACCGCGCTCACCAGCCTGCTCGTGGGCGCCTCGCTCGCGCCGCTGGCGGTGGCCGGCAGCCCCGAATGGGTGGCGATGGCGGTGTGGCTCACGCTGATGTCGGGCGCGATCCAGATCGTGCTGGGCGCGGGCGGCTTCGGCTGGATGCTGCGGCTGGTGAACTCGCCGGTGCTGATCGGCTTCACGCAGGGCGCGGCGGTGCTGATCGCGATCTCGCAGTTGCCGGCGCTCCTGGGCTTCACCGGGCGCACCATTCCGCAGGTGCTCAGCGGCGACGGCCCGCTTCCCGACCTCACGGCCATCGCCTTCGGCCTCGGCGGCATCGCCGTGCTGTGGCTGGGCAAGCGCTTCGTGCCGCGCTTTCCCACCACCATGGCGCTGGTGGCCGGCGCGGCCGCGCTGAGCTGGGGCATCAGCTATGCGCTGCGCGGCGGCGCGGTGGTCGGCAGCCTGCCCTCGGGCCTGCCCGATTTCTACTGGCCCGGCCTGCTGCCGGCCGGCACCTTCAGCGCGCTGGTGCTGCCGGCGCTGATGATCACGCTGGTGAGCTTTCTCGAGACCGCCTCGAGTGCCAAGGTCGACAACGCGCGCGCCGGCACGCTGTGGAACGAGAACCAGGACCTGATCGGCCAGGGCCTGGCCAAGCTGGCCTCGGGCTTCACGGGCGCCTTTCCCACCAGCTCCTCGTTCTCGCGCTCGGCGATCACGCTCTACGCGGGCGCGCAGACCGGCTGGGCCACGCTGTTCAGCGTGGTGGTGGTGGCCGGCGCGCTGCTGTGGCTGATGCCGCTGCTCTACCACGTGCCGCAGGCGGTGCTGGCCTCGGTGGTGGTGACGGCCATCCTCGGGCTGGTCAAGCCCTCGAGCTTCACGGCGCTGTGGCGCATCTCGCGGCTCGAGGCCGGTATCGCCATCGGCACCTTCGTGCTCACCATCGCGACCGCGCCCAGCATCTACTGGGGCGTGCTCGGCGGCCTGCTCGCGAGCCTGGCGAACTACATGTACCGCCACCTGCATCCGCGCATCATCGAGGTCGGCCTGCATCCCGACGGCAGTCTGCGCGACCGCCACCTGTGGAAGCTGCCGCCGCTGGCGCCGCACCTGCATGCGCTGCGCATGGACGCCGAGCTCGACTTTGCCTCGGCCTCCACGCTCGAGCGCGCGCTCACGGTGGCGCTCGCCGACCGGCCCGACCTCACCGACGTGTGCCTGTTCGCCCAGCCGATCAACCGCATCGACATCACGGGCGCCGAGGTGTTCGGCTCGATCCGCCGCATGCTCGAGTCGCGCGGCGTGCGGCTGCACCTGAGCGGCCTCAAGCTGCCCGCGATGCAGGTGCTGGAACGCGCCGGCCTGCTGGCGCCGGGGCCGCTCTTGTTCAGCTACCGCACCGACGGCGAGGCGCTGGCGGCGCTGGTGCCGCGCATCGAGGTGCCGCTGCCGGCCGAGGCCCAGGCCGCGCACTGA
- a CDS encoding branched-chain amino acid ABC transporter permease, whose translation MDWAYLFEIALTGLAGGGLYALAALAFVLVYKATRVVNIAIGEMLMIGAYLFFAFAATFSLPIWLAVLGSVLGTGLLGAVIERTMIRPLLGEPPISAFMVTVGLASVLVGLVEIVWTADQRRLPEFMPSAPVMVGEAFLAPKVAYGALAALVLIVLVLLLFRFWRGGVALRATASDQGAAYMMGINVPRVFSLAWVASAMIAAVAGIVVGAIGGISSSMGIFGLSVLVVVIVGGLDSVLGALVGGLFIGLVEALAGSYLGGEYKLLATFVVLVIVLMIRPYGLFGTHEIERL comes from the coding sequence ATGGATTGGGCCTACCTGTTCGAGATCGCACTGACCGGCCTGGCCGGCGGCGGGCTCTATGCGCTGGCTGCGCTGGCCTTCGTGCTGGTCTACAAAGCCACGCGGGTGGTCAACATCGCGATCGGCGAGATGCTGATGATCGGCGCCTACCTGTTCTTCGCCTTCGCCGCGACCTTCTCGCTGCCGATCTGGCTCGCGGTGCTGGGCTCGGTGCTGGGCACGGGCCTGCTGGGCGCGGTGATCGAGCGCACGATGATCCGCCCGCTGCTGGGCGAACCTCCGATCTCGGCCTTCATGGTGACGGTGGGGCTGGCCTCTGTGCTGGTGGGCCTGGTCGAGATCGTCTGGACCGCCGACCAGCGCCGGCTGCCCGAGTTCATGCCGAGCGCGCCGGTGATGGTGGGCGAAGCCTTCCTCGCCCCCAAAGTGGCCTACGGCGCGCTCGCGGCGCTGGTGCTGATCGTGCTGGTGCTGCTGCTGTTCCGCTTCTGGCGCGGCGGCGTGGCCTTGCGTGCCACGGCGTCGGACCAGGGCGCGGCCTACATGATGGGCATCAACGTGCCGCGCGTGTTCTCGCTGGCCTGGGTGGCCTCGGCGATGATCGCGGCGGTCGCGGGCATCGTGGTCGGCGCGATCGGCGGCATCTCCTCGTCGATGGGGATCTTCGGCCTCTCGGTGCTGGTGGTGGTGATCGTGGGCGGTCTGGACAGCGTGCTCGGCGCGCTGGTGGGCGGGCTCTTCATCGGCCTGGTCGAGGCGCTGGCCGGGTCCTACCTCGGCGGCGAATACAAGCTGCTCGCGACCTTCGTGGTGCTGGTGATCGTGCTGATGATCCGGCCTTACGGGTTGTTCGGTACGCATGAGATCGAGAGGCTCTGA
- a CDS encoding DUF2501 domain-containing protein, protein MKFRSTLIALALLAAGASANAESKLLDQLRNQMGGGAATSAGGNSGSSGAGGLAENLGFSMPAIGNSTVGNAAGVLQYCIKNNYLGGGDAASVKDKLLAKITGQKQQQSGFASGAKGLLKGGDGQTLNFKLLSSKVKEKGCDYVLKNATRLL, encoded by the coding sequence ATGAAGTTCCGTTCCACCCTGATCGCGCTCGCCCTGCTCGCGGCCGGCGCCTCGGCGAACGCCGAATCGAAGCTGCTCGACCAGCTCAGGAACCAGATGGGCGGCGGCGCGGCGACCAGCGCCGGCGGCAACAGCGGCAGCAGCGGCGCCGGCGGGCTGGCCGAGAACCTCGGCTTCTCGATGCCCGCGATCGGCAACAGCACCGTCGGCAACGCGGCCGGCGTGCTGCAGTACTGCATCAAGAACAACTACCTGGGCGGCGGCGACGCAGCCTCGGTCAAGGACAAGCTGCTGGCCAAGATCACCGGCCAGAAGCAGCAGCAGAGCGGCTTCGCGAGCGGCGCCAAGGGACTGCTCAAGGGCGGCGACGGCCAGACGCTCAACTTCAAGCTGCTGAGCTCGAAGGTCAAGGAGAAGGGCTGCGACTACGTGCTGAAGAACGCCACCAGGCTGCTGTAG